The Peribacillus simplex genome contains the following window.
TCAAATGACCCCGACCAATTAACACAGCTCCTTTCATTTATTTTACCTAATGAATAGAATGACTGATTATTATGATATACCTTGTTTAATAATCCAGTCGGTAATTGGACGAATACGAGGGCATTTCAAACGCAAAAAAGAAACAGCACCTGATAGATGGCTGCTTCTTCATATAACTTATTGTGCGTTATCTACGCGAACATACTTAATCTGATCCAGTGGTATTGTAATGATATCTAAGTTACTTTCATAACCCAGAGCCGTTTCTGTTAATCGAATTATTTCATCGGTTACTTCATGTAACACTCCCACGAATAAATCACTGCTCGTAGCCACTTCAACCGTGTTCCCAATGTAATGTCTTAATTGTCTATAAAAAATACTATCTAACAATGCATTCTCCTCCTTAAATAGGCTCTCTAACTGAATTTTGAGCGTAAAGCGGAACAAATACAACAGATCCAGCTGCTTCAGTAATTACGACATAATCTTCTTCAATAGCACTTAATATTCCCGTCACCGGGGCAAAATCAGTGGATACCGTTACCGTTTTTCCTAGTAGTCTTCTTAAAACCTTTTTCAAATCATGGTACGAATCTCCTGATGCACCTGGGGCTCCAGGTCTCCCCGGAGTTGTTTGACCATTTTCAATAAGCCATTTATAGTAGAGATAGTCGCAGGAATTCTTTTT
Protein-coding sequences here:
- a CDS encoding DUF2642 domain-containing protein, translated to MSSEKQEKQCKKNSCDYLYYKWLIENGQTTPGRPGAPGASGDSYHDLKKVLRRLLGKTVTVSTDFAPVTGILSAIEEDYVVITEAAGSVVFVPLYAQNSVREPI